A genomic segment from bacterium encodes:
- a CDS encoding sigma-54-dependent Fis family transcriptional regulator — MAKTPTVVVIDDETGSRESMAIALEKAGWSVSTFDDAAKALAFIEETPSVTLAICDLRMPGMDGLGFLEAAAERELDLRVILVTGYGSIESAVEAMRVGADDYLTKPVDLYELRQRVTNLLENRELREEVSTLRQRLDKRFGFESIIGKAEPMERMFEQMRLVAPTRSSVLIIGESGTGKELVANALHQASPRRDERFLAINCGAIPPDILESELFGHEKGSFTGAVSRKIGKFEMAHKGTLFLDEISELYPELQVKLLRVLEERAIMRVGSGEVLDVDFRLIAATNRDLERVVAEGKFREDLYYRLKVVTIAVPPLRSRLGDLALLAETFLERLCAEHGRSPKRLSQGALETMAGYAWPGNVRELRNVLESLVIFHQGEEVGSEDLPVNVRRGQQGARSSGTIQSLVGAPLKMAEIERRAILETLELTGGKRAEAAAILDIGLRTLQRKLKEYREAGTSEI; from the coding sequence ATGGCGAAGACTCCCACCGTCGTCGTGATCGACGATGAAACGGGCTCGCGCGAGTCGATGGCGATCGCGCTCGAGAAGGCGGGCTGGTCGGTCAGCACCTTCGACGACGCCGCCAAGGCGCTGGCCTTCATCGAGGAGACTCCCAGCGTTACCTTGGCGATTTGCGACTTGCGCATGCCCGGAATGGACGGTCTCGGATTCCTCGAAGCGGCGGCCGAGCGGGAGCTGGATCTGCGCGTCATTCTGGTGACCGGGTATGGCTCGATCGAGTCGGCCGTCGAGGCCATGCGCGTCGGAGCCGACGACTACCTGACAAAGCCCGTGGACCTTTATGAGCTGCGCCAGAGGGTTACCAATCTGCTCGAGAACCGCGAGCTCAGGGAGGAGGTCTCGACCCTGCGCCAACGTCTCGACAAACGCTTCGGCTTCGAGAGCATCATCGGCAAGGCCGAGCCCATGGAGCGGATGTTCGAGCAGATGCGACTGGTGGCCCCGACCCGGTCGAGTGTCTTGATCATCGGCGAGAGCGGCACCGGCAAGGAGCTCGTCGCCAACGCCCTCCACCAGGCCAGTCCAAGGCGAGATGAGCGTTTTCTCGCGATCAACTGCGGTGCGATCCCGCCCGACATTCTCGAGAGCGAGCTGTTCGGCCACGAGAAGGGCTCTTTCACCGGAGCGGTGTCGAGGAAGATCGGCAAGTTCGAGATGGCCCACAAAGGCACTTTGTTTTTGGATGAGATCAGCGAGCTCTATCCCGAGCTCCAGGTCAAACTGCTGCGAGTTCTCGAAGAGCGCGCCATCATGAGAGTGGGCAGCGGAGAGGTTCTCGACGTCGATTTTCGGTTGATCGCGGCGACCAATCGGGATCTCGAGCGGGTGGTGGCCGAGGGCAAGTTCCGCGAAGATCTGTACTACCGGCTGAAGGTGGTAACGATAGCGGTGCCGCCGTTGCGGTCTCGGCTCGGAGACCTGGCGCTGCTTGCGGAAACTTTTCTCGAGCGCCTGTGCGCCGAGCACGGTCGATCGCCCAAGCGATTGTCCCAGGGCGCTCTGGAGACGATGGCCGGGTACGCCTGGCCCGGCAACGTTCGTGAGCTACGCAATGTGCTCGAGTCGCTCGTGATCTTCCATCAGGGCGAGGAGGTGGGGAGCGAGGACCTGCCCGTCAACGTCCGTCGGGGGCAGCAGGGTGCGAGGTCGAGCGGAACCATCCAAAGCCTGGTCGGCGCGCCGCTGAAGATGGCCGAGATCGAGCGCCGGGCGATTCTCGAGACCCTCGAGTTGACCGGAGGCAAGCGCGCCGAGGCGGCCGCGATCCTGGACATCGGGCTCAGGACGCTGCAACGAAAGCTCAAGGAGTACCGCGAGGCGGGAACTTCGGAGATCTAG
- a CDS encoding ATP-dependent RecD-like DNA helicase, whose protein sequence is MPLPPTKPQALASLTGIVARIVFRNPDSGWTVLKLETEDGRTVGAVGRMPGVQVGEALRLDGRWQRDPKYGRQFRIDSYSSLEPTSLEGLERFLGSGSLPGVGPATAKRIVRRFGESTLELLDNEPERLVEINGIGKIKVARIAKAWKEQRLARDALIFLQQHDVSAALAVRIVRHYGNASISVAKSNPYRLAEDVSGVGFNLADRLAQKLGLGHDTVERAAAGLLFALRRASADGHTYLGRDDLLERAAAMLELDVQRLRQGLGSLAERGAVIQKTARSRETVALAELSRAETAIAKRLLRIHGTVSPAVVSSLDGALEWWRKRQGLDLAPAQESALRQALSQKVMVLTGGPGTGKTTLLKGILDIFERKQQRVLLAAPTGRAANRLSEATGSTVKTVHRLLEFDPHTMRFRRDRQLPLKADLVVVDEASMLDVPLTYALLQAVPDRARLLLVGDVDQLPSVGPGKVLQDIIASEKLPVARLEEIFRQAEASRIVVNAHRIRRGLAPIDERVGADSDFFFIQRDEPEEVLRTLKKLVSERIPRQFGLDPKRAIQVLTPMRRGLLGTDNLNRELQALLNPAQSPARDAVGPRFRPADRVMQIRNNYDLDVFNGDIGTVLTTPTNGSRITVAYDGRRVDYEGPALEELVLAYACTVHKSQGSEYPCVVIPVHTQHFVMLQRNLIYTAVTRARKLVVLVGQMRALRIAVSTRKEEQRQTSLAAEIASSSPFISSS, encoded by the coding sequence ATGCCTCTCCCACCGACGAAACCGCAAGCGCTCGCGAGTCTGACCGGCATCGTCGCTCGAATCGTTTTCCGCAATCCCGACAGCGGCTGGACCGTTCTCAAGCTCGAGACCGAGGACGGCCGCACGGTTGGAGCGGTCGGTCGCATGCCCGGAGTCCAGGTTGGTGAAGCCCTGCGGCTCGATGGCCGTTGGCAGCGGGATCCGAAGTACGGCCGCCAGTTCCGGATCGATTCCTACTCGAGCCTGGAGCCGACCTCCCTGGAAGGGCTCGAACGCTTCCTCGGCAGCGGCAGCCTTCCCGGCGTGGGCCCGGCGACCGCCAAGAGAATCGTACGCCGGTTCGGAGAGTCGACTCTCGAGCTTCTCGACAACGAACCCGAGCGCCTGGTGGAAATCAACGGCATCGGCAAGATCAAGGTCGCTCGCATCGCCAAGGCCTGGAAGGAACAGCGTCTCGCACGCGATGCTCTGATCTTTCTCCAGCAGCACGACGTCTCCGCTGCGCTGGCGGTTCGGATCGTCCGCCACTACGGCAACGCCTCGATCAGCGTCGCCAAGAGCAACCCCTACCGGCTGGCGGAAGACGTCTCGGGAGTCGGCTTCAACCTGGCCGACCGCCTGGCTCAGAAACTGGGGCTGGGTCACGATACGGTCGAGCGCGCGGCCGCCGGCCTGCTGTTCGCTCTGCGCCGGGCCTCGGCCGACGGCCACACCTATCTCGGGCGTGACGACCTGCTCGAGCGAGCGGCGGCGATGCTCGAACTGGACGTGCAACGACTGCGGCAAGGCCTCGGCTCTCTGGCCGAGCGGGGAGCCGTGATTCAAAAGACCGCCCGCAGCCGGGAGACGGTGGCTCTGGCCGAGCTCTCGCGGGCGGAGACCGCCATCGCCAAACGGCTCCTACGAATTCATGGCACTGTCTCCCCGGCGGTGGTCTCGAGTCTCGATGGCGCCCTCGAGTGGTGGCGGAAGCGACAGGGGCTCGACCTGGCTCCGGCCCAGGAGTCGGCTCTGCGCCAGGCGCTGAGCCAGAAGGTCATGGTCTTGACCGGCGGCCCCGGCACGGGCAAGACGACCCTGCTCAAGGGCATTCTGGATATCTTCGAGCGCAAACAACAGCGCGTCCTCCTGGCGGCTCCGACCGGACGAGCGGCCAACCGGCTCAGCGAGGCGACCGGCAGCACCGTCAAGACCGTTCATCGGCTGCTCGAGTTCGACCCGCATACGATGCGTTTCCGCCGGGATCGCCAACTTCCACTCAAGGCGGACCTGGTGGTCGTGGACGAGGCGTCGATGCTCGACGTTCCCCTCACCTACGCTCTGTTGCAGGCGGTGCCGGATCGAGCGCGACTTCTTCTGGTGGGCGATGTCGATCAGCTGCCCTCGGTCGGACCCGGCAAGGTCCTGCAGGACATCATCGCAAGTGAAAAGCTCCCCGTGGCCAGGCTCGAGGAGATCTTCCGCCAGGCCGAGGCCAGCAGGATCGTGGTCAACGCGCATCGCATTCGGCGCGGGCTGGCTCCGATCGACGAGCGTGTCGGCGCCGACTCCGACTTCTTCTTTATCCAGCGCGACGAACCCGAAGAGGTGCTGCGTACGCTGAAGAAGCTCGTCTCGGAGCGAATCCCGCGACAGTTCGGTCTCGACCCCAAGCGAGCGATCCAGGTCCTGACGCCGATGCGGCGCGGCCTCCTCGGAACCGACAACCTCAACCGGGAGCTGCAAGCCCTGCTCAACCCCGCTCAGAGCCCGGCCCGAGACGCTGTCGGGCCACGGTTCCGCCCGGCGGATCGGGTCATGCAGATACGCAACAACTATGACCTGGACGTCTTCAACGGCGATATCGGCACGGTCCTGACGACGCCGACGAACGGCTCACGGATCACGGTTGCGTACGACGGCCGTCGGGTCGACTACGAGGGGCCGGCTCTGGAGGAGTTGGTGCTGGCCTATGCCTGCACGGTTCACAAATCGCAAGGAAGCGAGTATCCCTGCGTGGTCATACCGGTCCATACCCAGCACTTCGTGATGCTCCAGAGAAACCTGATCTACACCGCGGTCACGCGAGCGCGCAAGCTGGTGGTACTGGTGGGTCAGATGCGAGCGCTGAGGATCGCGGTCTCGACGCGGAAGGAAGAACAGCGTCAGACGTCGCTGGCGGCCGAGATCGCCTCCTCGAGCCCGTTCATCAGCTCCTCATAG
- a CDS encoding ATP-dependent metallopeptidase FtsH/Yme1/Tma family protein yields MNPAVRTLILWIAIFVVVIVLWNTFQAGRASHHELSFTEFMEQVEQDRVAEVTIRGQEITGTFKPGGQYTEEDQFMVFAPDYPDLVSELRESGIVISAKEARENSLIQYVLGWAPFLLIIGLWIFFMRQMQSGGNKALSFGKSRAKLLSATGKKVTFEDVAGVEEAKEELSEIVEFLSEPQKFQKLGGKIPKGVLLMGSPGTGKTLLARAIAGEASVPFFSISGSDFVEMFVGVGASRVRDLFEQGKKNAPCLIFIDEIDAVGRHRGAGLGGGHDEREQTLNQLLVEMDGFESNEGVILIAATNRPDVLDPALLRPGRFDRRVVVDRPDINGRTGILEVHTREIPLDKDVELSVIARGTPGFSGADLANLVNEAALVAARRNRTQVAMEDFEFAKDKVLMGVERKTMILSEDEKTVTAFHEAGHALVAAFCEGADPLHKVTIIPRGRALGVTMQLPTEDKHSYSRGYIENQIAILMGGRIAEELTQKDITTGAGNDIDRATDIAHKMVCEWGMSELGPLSFGSKDEPVFLGRDYAQRNEYSEDTAIRIDHEVERIVKDGIERARNILIERRDVLDALAERLLEFETIDGREVYSLINEMTGLDLAPSLPDEPSAPQDESAGDEGSEIETPDSEREPGGLGLPVPPTPDPVS; encoded by the coding sequence GTGAATCCCGCAGTCCGCACCCTGATCCTCTGGATCGCGATCTTCGTCGTGGTCATCGTCCTCTGGAATACCTTCCAGGCGGGACGCGCCAGCCACCACGAGCTGAGCTTCACCGAGTTCATGGAGCAGGTGGAGCAGGATCGCGTGGCCGAGGTCACCATCCGCGGCCAGGAGATCACCGGCACTTTCAAGCCCGGCGGGCAGTACACCGAAGAAGACCAGTTCATGGTCTTCGCGCCCGACTATCCCGACCTGGTCAGCGAGCTCCGGGAGTCCGGCATCGTGATCTCGGCCAAAGAAGCTCGCGAGAACTCGCTCATTCAGTACGTGCTCGGGTGGGCACCGTTCCTGCTCATCATCGGGCTGTGGATCTTCTTCATGCGTCAGATGCAGTCCGGCGGCAACAAGGCCCTCTCGTTCGGCAAGAGCAGGGCCAAGCTCCTCAGCGCCACCGGCAAGAAGGTGACCTTCGAGGACGTAGCCGGGGTCGAAGAGGCCAAGGAAGAGCTCTCCGAGATCGTCGAGTTTCTGAGCGAACCCCAGAAGTTCCAGAAGCTCGGGGGCAAGATCCCGAAGGGCGTCCTGTTGATGGGATCTCCGGGCACCGGCAAGACGCTGCTCGCGCGGGCCATCGCCGGTGAGGCCAGCGTTCCGTTCTTCTCGATCTCCGGCTCGGACTTTGTCGAGATGTTCGTCGGCGTCGGCGCCAGCCGCGTCCGCGATCTGTTCGAGCAGGGCAAGAAGAACGCGCCGTGCCTGATTTTCATCGACGAGATCGACGCGGTCGGACGCCACCGTGGCGCCGGCCTCGGCGGCGGTCACGACGAGCGGGAACAGACCCTGAACCAACTGTTGGTCGAGATGGACGGCTTCGAGTCCAACGAGGGCGTCATTCTGATCGCGGCGACCAACCGGCCCGACGTTCTGGACCCCGCCCTCCTGCGCCCCGGGCGATTCGATCGCCGGGTGGTGGTGGATCGGCCCGACATCAACGGCAGAACCGGAATCCTGGAAGTCCACACTCGCGAGATCCCACTGGACAAGGATGTCGAGCTCAGCGTAATCGCCCGCGGCACGCCCGGCTTCTCCGGCGCCGACCTGGCAAACCTGGTGAACGAAGCGGCCCTTGTCGCCGCCCGTCGGAACCGCACCCAGGTGGCCATGGAGGACTTCGAGTTCGCCAAGGACAAGGTCCTGATGGGCGTCGAGCGCAAGACCATGATCCTCTCCGAGGACGAGAAGACCGTCACGGCGTTTCACGAGGCCGGACATGCGCTGGTAGCCGCCTTCTGCGAGGGTGCCGACCCGCTGCACAAGGTGACCATCATTCCGCGCGGTCGGGCCCTGGGCGTGACGATGCAACTGCCGACCGAGGACAAGCACAGCTACTCGAGGGGCTACATCGAGAACCAGATCGCGATTCTGATGGGTGGGCGCATCGCCGAAGAGTTGACCCAAAAGGACATCACCACCGGCGCCGGCAACGACATCGATCGTGCCACCGACATCGCCCACAAGATGGTCTGCGAATGGGGCATGTCCGAGTTGGGTCCGCTGTCCTTCGGCAGCAAGGACGAACCGGTATTCTTGGGGCGAGACTACGCCCAGCGCAACGAGTACAGCGAGGACACCGCGATCCGAATCGATCACGAGGTCGAGCGCATCGTCAAGGACGGCATCGAACGAGCCCGCAACATCCTGATCGAAAGGCGCGACGTGCTCGACGCGCTCGCCGAGCGGCTGCTGGAGTTCGAGACCATCGACGGACGAGAAGTGTATTCGCTGATCAACGAGATGACCGGCCTCGACCTCGCGCCCAGTCTGCCGGACGAGCCGTCCGCGCCCCAGGACGAGAGCGCAGGCGACGAAGGCTCGGAAATCGAGACTCCCGACAGCGAGCGCGAGCCCGGCGGTCTGGGCCTGCCGGTACCGCCAACTCCCGATCCGGTCTCTTGA
- a CDS encoding TIGR00159 family protein → MDPTSLLEIVTWRDLIDIALVAVVFYNLLLLIRGTRAVQVLLGMVFFAGVYWASRLAKLATLETILSGLLIVLPFAVIVLFQHEIRRGLATFGRNPLLAFGSHQLTETTIHEVVLAASALATKKTGALIVLQRLEGLRNYVENGIRIDSRVSYDLLVNIFTPGTPLHDGAVIVYDNRIAAASCFLPVKLDSEISTEFGTRHRAALGISSETDALAVVVSEETGGISLGVAGELIRNLDSKALRNHLYRYLITELGAAESSA, encoded by the coding sequence ATGGACCCGACTTCACTGCTAGAGATCGTAACCTGGCGAGATCTCATCGATATCGCTCTCGTCGCCGTTGTCTTCTACAACCTTCTCCTCTTGATTCGCGGCACGCGCGCGGTACAGGTGCTACTGGGAATGGTCTTTTTCGCCGGCGTCTACTGGGCCTCCAGGCTGGCCAAGCTGGCGACTCTCGAGACCATCCTGAGCGGTCTCTTGATCGTCCTGCCCTTCGCCGTCATCGTCCTGTTTCAGCATGAGATCCGACGGGGCCTGGCAACGTTCGGACGCAATCCGCTCCTGGCCTTCGGCTCGCATCAACTGACCGAGACGACCATCCACGAGGTGGTGCTCGCGGCCTCGGCCCTGGCCACCAAGAAGACCGGAGCACTGATCGTTCTGCAGCGACTCGAGGGTCTGCGCAATTACGTGGAGAACGGGATCCGTATCGATTCCCGAGTCTCGTACGACCTGCTCGTCAACATCTTCACACCCGGGACCCCCCTGCACGACGGCGCGGTTATCGTCTACGACAATCGCATCGCGGCCGCCTCTTGCTTTCTCCCGGTCAAGCTCGACTCCGAGATCTCGACCGAGTTCGGCACGCGCCACCGGGCGGCTCTCGGCATCTCGAGCGAGACCGACGCCCTCGCCGTCGTGGTTTCCGAGGAGACCGGCGGCATCTCGCTCGGAGTCGCCGGCGAGCTGATCCGAAATCTCGACTCCAAGGCGCTCAGAAACCACCTCTACCGCTACCTGATCACCGAGCTCGGAGCCGCCGAAAGCAGCGCATGA
- a CDS encoding pyridoxine 5'-phosphate synthase: MTRLSVNVDHVATLRQARGADYPSPLEAAALAEAAGAHGITVHLRYDRRHIQDADVGALRNSVRGKLNLEMSVEPEMVVFAVATRPDQVTLVPERPEEVTTEGGLDLVLRAAEVERAARTLTEAGISVSLFLDPDPEQVRAAARLLEVVDGFEINTDRYSKCAPGEADEELERIAQCARLGAQTGLAVYAGHGLTSGNVGPIAAIEEIEELNIGHALVSRAVFVGLREAIGEMLASMSRG, translated from the coding sequence ATGACCAGACTCTCCGTGAACGTCGACCACGTCGCCACCCTGCGCCAGGCTCGGGGTGCCGACTATCCGAGTCCTCTCGAGGCCGCCGCCCTCGCGGAAGCCGCGGGAGCGCACGGAATCACCGTCCACCTGCGCTACGACCGGAGGCACATTCAGGACGCCGACGTCGGCGCGCTCCGAAACTCGGTGCGGGGCAAGCTCAACCTGGAAATGTCGGTCGAGCCCGAGATGGTGGTTTTCGCCGTGGCGACCCGGCCCGACCAGGTCACGCTGGTTCCCGAGCGCCCCGAAGAAGTCACCACGGAAGGAGGACTCGACCTCGTGCTCAGAGCCGCCGAGGTCGAACGTGCCGCCCGGACCTTGACCGAAGCCGGGATCTCCGTCTCCCTCTTCCTGGATCCCGATCCCGAACAAGTCCGAGCCGCCGCGCGCCTCCTCGAAGTGGTCGACGGCTTCGAGATCAATACCGACCGCTACAGCAAGTGCGCCCCCGGCGAAGCGGACGAGGAGCTGGAGCGAATCGCCCAATGCGCCCGTCTGGGCGCGCAGACCGGGCTGGCTGTTTACGCCGGGCACGGGCTCACATCCGGGAACGTCGGCCCCATCGCGGCGATCGAAGAGATCGAGGAGCTCAACATCGGCCACGCCCTGGTGTCGAGGGCGGTCTTCGTCGGCCTGCGAGAGGCGATCGGGGAAATGCTGGCGTCGATGAGCCGTGGCTAG
- the glmM gene encoding phosphoglucosamine mutase (catalyzes the conversion of glucosamine-6-phosphate to glucosamine-1-phosphate) → MRAPTRLFGTDGIRGPAGTAPLDRASLLRLGRALGSLLSAETSSPSAIIAGDTRSSTPTISYWLSRGLEERGCRTLYGGVLPTPAVSRLAKARAADVGIAVSASHNPFPDNGVKFLDGQGFKWSRERETELERRFALEPESSESEGSETLGPAADLEPSSALAQQYISELTALFPPGALAGLSIVLDTAHGAATGLATDFFERLGATVVALGNRPDGSNINQACGSTDPESAARATANHRANIGFAFDGDADRAVAIDETGTLHDGDAMLYVLATWLLHEGRLEPPRLVATSMSNLGLETALGREGISLLRCDVGDRAVVETLRSEGLVLGGEQAGHIVHLGLSSTGDGLLVAALLAQAVSSSGKSLSSLTAGFRRFPQILRNIRVTSKPELGSLPRVMSEARRVEELLGNQGRLVLRYSGTEPLARVMIEGPDQEQIEGLAEKLAATISHEIDGIEESP, encoded by the coding sequence TTGAGGGCTCCAACTCGGCTCTTCGGCACCGACGGAATCCGCGGCCCGGCCGGCACCGCGCCCCTGGACCGAGCTTCGCTGCTCCGCTTGGGCCGGGCCCTGGGCAGTCTGCTCTCCGCCGAGACGTCCTCGCCCAGCGCGATCATTGCCGGCGATACCCGCAGCTCGACGCCGACAATCAGCTACTGGCTGTCACGCGGCCTCGAGGAGCGCGGCTGTCGCACGCTTTACGGCGGCGTCCTGCCGACGCCGGCGGTCTCGCGCTTGGCGAAAGCGCGAGCTGCCGACGTGGGCATCGCGGTTTCGGCGAGCCACAATCCCTTCCCCGACAACGGCGTCAAGTTCCTGGACGGCCAGGGCTTCAAATGGTCACGCGAACGCGAGACCGAGCTCGAACGCCGCTTCGCCCTCGAGCCCGAGAGCAGTGAGTCGGAGGGGTCCGAGACCCTCGGGCCCGCGGCTGACCTCGAGCCCTCGAGCGCCCTGGCGCAACAGTACATCTCGGAGCTCACCGCGCTGTTTCCTCCCGGTGCGCTCGCTGGCTTGTCGATCGTGCTCGACACCGCCCACGGCGCGGCCACGGGCCTGGCAACCGACTTCTTCGAGAGACTCGGCGCCACGGTCGTAGCGCTCGGCAACCGACCGGACGGTTCCAATATCAACCAGGCCTGCGGCTCCACGGATCCCGAGTCGGCCGCGCGCGCGACCGCAAACCACCGTGCGAACATCGGCTTCGCCTTCGATGGTGACGCCGACCGCGCGGTGGCCATCGACGAGACCGGCACCTTGCACGACGGCGACGCCATGCTCTATGTCCTCGCCACCTGGCTCTTGCACGAAGGCAGGCTCGAGCCGCCACGACTGGTGGCGACGAGCATGAGCAATCTCGGACTCGAAACCGCGCTCGGGCGAGAGGGCATCAGCCTCCTGCGCTGTGACGTCGGGGACCGGGCAGTAGTCGAGACACTCCGCTCGGAGGGTCTGGTTCTGGGCGGCGAGCAGGCCGGGCACATCGTCCATCTCGGCCTTTCATCGACCGGGGACGGTCTGCTGGTGGCCGCCCTGCTCGCCCAGGCCGTGAGCTCATCTGGGAAATCGCTGTCGAGCCTGACCGCCGGCTTCCGCCGCTTCCCGCAGATCCTGCGCAACATCCGAGTGACCAGCAAGCCGGAGCTCGGATCACTGCCGCGGGTGATGAGCGAGGCTCGGCGGGTGGAAGAGCTACTCGGCAACCAGGGCAGGCTCGTGCTGCGTTACAGCGGTACGGAGCCGCTGGCGCGAGTGATGATCGAAGGCCCGGACCAAGAGCAAATCGAAGGGCTCGCCGAGAAGCTCGCGGCTACGATCTCCCACGAGATCGACGGAATCGAAGAGAGCCCATGA
- the tilS gene encoding tRNA lysidine(34) synthetase TilS codes for MSLDGVLATFFRDRAPLASGDVVLVAFSGGADSTALLTAICDYAGPRGIRVMAAHVDHGLDPGSRERAEAAKKTATALGIHLVISRQDVAPQKRRGESLEMAARRIRYRELERIATEVGARYIATALRRDDQAETVLLRLAAGHGLSGLGAIPALRGAIVRPLLGQSRIDLLDLVRRRGLSWVEDPTNRDLSAPRNRLRHHLLPALEAETPGISDGLARLARAARGANRRLSRALDRRLGPDREGSVITVSRRALETLPPVLLPHAIVYLLRCAGSHRRPSHRALAYLESLLTAGAPVGVDLGGGWRLEEARAEKMALLRTPERTPPFAYNLEVPGEVHIGELSSSLRLRTGRAEPWMFRGDRRRAGLSLPPETREQLTVRNRRPGDRVQPLGSSSPRKLKDLLIDHGIPKNERDRLPLLCHSDRILWVPGVTIDHEARIRNGSEIWVAEIIPDE; via the coding sequence GTGAGCCTTGACGGAGTTCTAGCGACCTTCTTTCGGGATCGGGCCCCTCTCGCCAGCGGCGACGTCGTCCTGGTGGCTTTCTCGGGCGGCGCCGACTCGACGGCGTTGCTCACGGCCATCTGCGACTATGCCGGCCCGCGAGGAATCCGGGTCATGGCGGCCCACGTCGACCACGGGCTCGACCCCGGGTCGCGAGAGCGGGCGGAGGCCGCGAAGAAGACGGCGACAGCGCTGGGGATCCACTTGGTCATCAGCCGCCAGGACGTCGCGCCCCAGAAGAGACGCGGCGAGAGTCTGGAGATGGCCGCGCGCAGGATTCGCTATCGAGAGCTCGAGCGGATCGCTACCGAGGTCGGCGCGCGCTACATCGCGACCGCTCTCCGCCGCGATGACCAGGCCGAAACGGTGCTGCTCCGGCTGGCCGCCGGCCACGGCTTGAGCGGTCTCGGCGCGATCCCGGCCCTTCGCGGCGCCATCGTCAGACCGCTGCTCGGGCAGAGCCGCATCGACTTGCTCGACCTGGTCCGCCGGCGCGGCCTGAGCTGGGTCGAAGACCCCACGAATCGAGACCTCTCCGCACCGAGAAACCGCTTGCGACACCATCTGCTCCCGGCGCTTGAAGCCGAGACTCCGGGGATCTCGGACGGTCTCGCTCGGCTGGCTCGGGCGGCGCGCGGCGCCAACCGCCGGCTGTCGCGCGCGCTCGACCGGCGGCTGGGCCCAGACCGTGAGGGCTCGGTCATCACCGTGTCGCGACGAGCTCTCGAGACGCTGCCCCCGGTCCTGCTCCCCCACGCGATCGTGTACCTGCTCAGATGCGCCGGCAGCCACCGCAGGCCCTCCCACCGAGCTCTCGCGTACCTCGAGTCGCTTCTGACCGCGGGGGCGCCGGTCGGGGTCGACCTCGGAGGTGGATGGCGCCTTGAAGAGGCGCGGGCCGAGAAGATGGCTCTGCTTCGAACTCCCGAGCGCACTCCGCCCTTCGCTTATAATCTGGAAGTGCCCGGGGAAGTTCACATCGGTGAGCTTTCCTCTTCGCTCCGGCTCAGAACAGGACGCGCGGAGCCCTGGATGTTCCGGGGTGACCGCCGTCGAGCCGGCCTCTCTCTACCACCTGAAACCCGGGAGCAGCTGACCGTCAGGAACCGACGCCCCGGAGATCGCGTCCAACCATTGGGCAGTTCCTCGCCGCGTAAGCTCAAAGACCTCCTGATCGACCATGGAATTCCCAAGAATGAGCGCGATCGCCTGCCCCTCCTGTGCCATAGTGATCGCATTCTGTGGGTCCCCGGCGTTACTATCGACCACGAGGCGAGAATTCGAAATGGATCAGAGATATGGGTAGCGGAGATCATCCCGGATGAGTGA